In Streptomyces sp. NBC_00448, the following are encoded in one genomic region:
- the lysA gene encoding diaminopimelate decarboxylase, whose protein sequence is MHASPPATLSAAPAGAPAPAVWPASTRLSATSGEGTGDEGSGDRDITVGGVSLVEAADRFGTPLYVLDEAEVRDRCRAYRAAFPDADILYAAKAFLCRAVARWVTEEGLGLDVCSAGELGLAFAAGVPAERIVLHGNAKSPEDLHTAVRLGVGLIVLDGMSEIARLAAIVPPTDRQQVMVRVAPGVQAGGHPAVRTGTDDQKFGLSITDGSAQHAVERIVGRPRLELVGLHCHIGSQIPAAGPYVAAVRRMVGLMARIHRRHGLELGRLDIGGGHAIAYRPGEQPLDPRALADRVRTELAAGCARAGLPVPRLTLEPGRAIVGPAGVAVYRVLSVKRTPGRTFVAVDGGMGDNPRPALYGVRYAPRLVGRRATAAPAPATVVGRHCEAGDILADRVPLPGDVRPGDLVAVPAAGAYHLSMASDYNLVGRPPVIAVRDGAARVLVRRESLADMSLRDVGL, encoded by the coding sequence ATGCACGCCTCTCCCCCGGCCACCCTGTCCGCGGCGCCCGCCGGCGCCCCCGCGCCCGCGGTGTGGCCCGCCTCCACCCGCCTGTCCGCCACCAGCGGCGAAGGCACCGGCGACGAAGGCAGCGGCGATCGTGACATCACGGTCGGCGGGGTCTCCCTCGTCGAGGCCGCCGACCGGTTCGGCACCCCGCTCTACGTCCTCGACGAGGCCGAGGTCCGCGACCGCTGCCGCGCCTACCGCGCGGCCTTCCCCGACGCCGACATCCTCTACGCGGCGAAGGCGTTCCTGTGCCGCGCCGTCGCCCGGTGGGTGACGGAGGAGGGCCTGGGACTCGACGTGTGCTCGGCCGGCGAACTCGGCCTGGCCTTCGCCGCGGGCGTCCCCGCCGAGCGGATCGTGCTGCACGGCAACGCCAAGAGCCCGGAGGACCTGCACACCGCCGTCCGCCTCGGCGTCGGGCTGATCGTCCTCGACGGCATGTCCGAGATCGCCCGGCTGGCCGCCATCGTGCCGCCCACCGACCGGCAGCAGGTCATGGTGCGGGTCGCGCCGGGCGTCCAGGCCGGCGGCCACCCCGCGGTCCGCACCGGCACGGACGACCAGAAGTTCGGCCTGTCGATCACGGACGGCTCCGCGCAGCACGCCGTCGAACGGATCGTCGGCCGGCCGCGCCTCGAACTCGTCGGCCTGCACTGCCACATCGGCTCGCAGATCCCCGCGGCCGGCCCGTACGTCGCCGCGGTCCGCCGGATGGTCGGGCTGATGGCGCGGATACACCGGCGGCACGGCCTGGAACTGGGCCGGCTGGACATCGGCGGCGGCCACGCCATCGCCTACCGCCCCGGCGAGCAGCCGCTCGACCCACGCGCCCTGGCCGACCGGGTCCGTACCGAACTCGCGGCCGGCTGCGCGCGGGCGGGGCTGCCCGTCCCCCGCCTCACCCTGGAACCCGGGCGCGCCATCGTCGGCCCGGCCGGGGTGGCCGTCTACCGGGTGCTGTCGGTCAAACGGACCCCGGGCCGCACCTTCGTGGCCGTCGACGGCGGCATGGGCGACAACCCCCGGCCGGCGCTGTACGGGGTGCGGTACGCGCCCCGGCTCGTCGGGCGCCGCGCCACCGCGGCGCCGGCCCCGGCCACGGTGGTGGGCCGGCACTGCGAGGCGGGCGACATCCTCGCCGATCGGGTGCCGCTGCCCGGCGACGTCCGCCCGGGCGACCTCGTCGCGGTGCCCGCCGCCGGCGCCTACCACCTCTCCATGGCCTCGGACTACAACCTGGTCGGCCGCCCGCCGGTGATCGCGGTCAGGGACGGCGCGGCGCGGGTGCTCGTACGCCGGGAGTCGCTGGCCGACATGAGCCTGCGGGACGTCGGGCTGTGA
- a CDS encoding FdhF/YdeP family oxidoreductase — MSPVSPSNDAGAGGEDPQPEPRVGAAPKDPPTFRPYHHPAAGWGAARSVSRVLMRDRELVDGPRAIMRMNHENGGFDCPGCAWPDDVKGLHLDICENGIKHVTWEMTRKRVGREFFAAHSVTELSRWSDFALEDQGRLTEPMVYDPASDHYVPIHWKDAFELFGRTVRELDDPNQAAYYTSGRLGNEATFLYQLMARELGTNNLPDCSNMCHEASGRALQAALGTSKGTADLKDWEAADALFIMGVNAASNAPRMLTALADAYRRGAQVVHINPLVEGAATRTIVPHEFTDMALMKSTRTSTLNLQPRIGGDMALLRGMAKAVFAQSGSDPKALDSEFIDRHTTGFEEYRALCEATPWDQIEEQCGLSRADILKAAQVYRDADRSIFSWCLGVTQHEHGVDTVREIVNLLLLRGNLGREGAGPSPVRGHSNVQGNRTCGIDHRPTDEFLDRLAAACGIQPPRAHGLDTVRTIEAMHRGDVKVFVGMGGNFALAAPDTPYTFAGLRGCDLTVQVSTKLNRSHLVHGRQALILPCLGRTEKDHQAGGVQSTSVEDSMSMVHLSVGMKRPASPHLLSESAIVAGLARAALPDSATAWEWYVEDYDRVRDTMAQVLDGFEDFNRRVRLPLGFRIKQPARELVFLTESGRAEFSAAPLPDVRPAPGTLALGTLRSHDQWNTTIYSDDDRYRGIRNLRTLVFMNRDDMRERGLAEFDPVDIVSTAKDGSTRRLDGYLAIPYDIPRGCAAGYMPEMNVLCAIGDHSTQSDQPIMKHLKVTIDRHARTEPVR, encoded by the coding sequence ATGAGCCCCGTGAGCCCCTCCAACGACGCCGGCGCGGGCGGCGAGGACCCACAGCCGGAACCCCGGGTGGGGGCCGCGCCCAAGGACCCGCCGACGTTCCGCCCCTACCACCACCCGGCCGCCGGCTGGGGCGCGGCCCGCAGCGTCAGCCGCGTCCTGATGCGCGATCGGGAACTGGTGGACGGCCCGCGCGCGATCATGCGGATGAACCACGAGAACGGCGGCTTCGACTGTCCCGGCTGTGCCTGGCCCGACGACGTCAAGGGCCTGCACCTGGACATCTGCGAGAACGGCATCAAGCACGTCACCTGGGAGATGACCCGCAAGCGGGTGGGCCGCGAGTTCTTCGCCGCGCACTCGGTGACGGAGCTGTCGCGGTGGAGCGACTTCGCGCTGGAGGACCAGGGCCGGCTGACCGAGCCGATGGTCTACGACCCCGCGTCGGACCACTACGTCCCGATCCACTGGAAGGACGCCTTCGAGCTGTTCGGCCGCACCGTGCGGGAGTTGGACGACCCGAACCAGGCCGCGTACTACACCTCGGGCCGGCTCGGCAACGAAGCCACCTTCCTCTACCAGTTGATGGCCCGCGAGCTGGGCACCAACAACCTGCCGGACTGCTCCAACATGTGCCACGAGGCCAGCGGCCGCGCGCTGCAGGCCGCGCTGGGCACCAGCAAGGGAACCGCGGACCTGAAGGACTGGGAGGCCGCGGACGCGCTGTTCATCATGGGCGTCAACGCCGCCTCCAACGCGCCCCGGATGCTCACCGCCCTCGCCGACGCCTACCGCCGCGGCGCGCAGGTCGTGCACATCAACCCCCTGGTGGAGGGGGCCGCCACTCGCACCATCGTGCCGCACGAGTTCACGGACATGGCCCTGATGAAGTCCACCCGGACCAGCACCCTGAACCTCCAGCCGCGCATCGGCGGCGACATGGCGCTGCTGCGCGGCATGGCCAAGGCGGTGTTCGCCCAGTCCGGGTCCGATCCCAAGGCGCTGGACTCGGAGTTCATCGACCGCCACACCACCGGCTTCGAGGAGTACCGGGCGCTGTGCGAGGCGACCCCCTGGGACCAGATCGAGGAGCAGTGCGGCCTGTCGCGCGCCGACATCCTCAAGGCGGCCCAGGTCTACCGCGACGCCGACCGCAGCATCTTCAGCTGGTGCCTCGGCGTCACCCAGCACGAACACGGCGTAGACACCGTCCGGGAGATCGTCAACCTCCTCCTGCTGCGCGGGAACCTGGGGCGGGAGGGCGCCGGGCCCTCGCCGGTGCGCGGGCACAGCAACGTGCAGGGCAACCGGACCTGCGGCATCGACCACCGCCCCACCGACGAGTTCCTGGACCGCCTCGCCGCGGCCTGCGGCATCCAGCCGCCCCGCGCACACGGCCTGGACACCGTCCGCACCATCGAGGCGATGCACCGCGGCGACGTCAAGGTCTTCGTCGGCATGGGCGGCAACTTCGCCCTGGCCGCGCCCGACACCCCGTACACCTTCGCGGGGTTGCGCGGCTGCGACCTCACCGTCCAGGTCAGCACCAAGCTGAACCGCAGCCACCTGGTGCACGGCCGCCAGGCACTGATCCTGCCGTGCCTGGGCCGTACCGAGAAGGACCACCAGGCCGGCGGCGTGCAGAGCACGTCGGTCGAGGACTCGATGAGCATGGTGCACCTGTCGGTCGGCATGAAGCGCCCCGCGTCGCCGCACCTGCTCTCCGAGTCCGCCATCGTCGCCGGCCTGGCCCGCGCCGCTCTGCCGGACAGCGCCACCGCGTGGGAGTGGTACGTCGAGGACTACGACCGGGTGCGCGACACCATGGCCCAAGTCCTCGACGGCTTCGAGGACTTCAACCGCCGGGTGCGGCTGCCGCTGGGCTTCCGGATCAAGCAGCCCGCCCGGGAGCTGGTCTTCCTCACCGAGTCGGGGCGCGCGGAGTTCTCGGCCGCACCGCTGCCCGACGTCCGGCCCGCGCCCGGCACCCTGGCGCTGGGCACCCTGCGCTCCCACGACCAGTGGAACACCACGATCTACTCCGACGACGACCGCTACCGGGGTATCAGGAACCTGCGCACGCTGGTCTTCATGAACCGGGACGACATGCGCGAGCGCGGCCTCGCCGAGTTCGACCCGGTCGACATCGTCAGCACCGCCAAGGACGGCTCCACCCGCCGTCTCGACGGCTACCTGGCCATCCCGTACGACATCCCGCGCGGCTGCGCGGCGGGCTACATGCCCGAGATGAACGTGCTGTGCGCGATCGGTGACCACAGCACCCAGAGCGACCAGCCGATCATGAAGCACCTCAAGGTCACCATCGACCGCCACGCGCGAACGGAGCCCGTACGATGA
- a CDS encoding SAV_915 family protein, which yields MAATLHPDDPEPCEPFPAGPLFVPVRPGPGGCTARFFRTPLGTRTSVGFTSPERLSAALGAGQSWIRLSAPALRALAEPLGVAALTVDPRFSAPAPAAHAPAATPTPTPTLAPTLAPAPAPSARDWDPRHLGALRAIG from the coding sequence GTGGCCGCGACCTTGCACCCGGATGACCCCGAGCCCTGCGAACCCTTCCCGGCCGGACCTCTCTTCGTCCCCGTCCGGCCGGGACCCGGAGGCTGCACCGCGCGGTTCTTCCGGACCCCGCTGGGCACCCGCACCTCGGTCGGCTTCACCTCCCCGGAGCGGCTGTCGGCCGCGCTGGGCGCCGGGCAGAGCTGGATCAGGCTCTCCGCGCCGGCGCTGCGGGCGCTCGCCGAACCGCTGGGCGTCGCGGCCCTGACCGTCGACCCGCGGTTCTCGGCACCGGCCCCGGCGGCCCATGCCCCGGCCGCGACACCCACGCCCACGCCCACACTTGCTCCCACGCTCGCGCCCGCTCCCGCGCCCTCGGCGCGCGACTGGGACCCGCGGCACCTCGGTGCCCTGCGGGCGATCGGCTGA
- the bla gene encoding class A beta-lactamase — protein sequence MRDTDHRTWRAAGVLAAVAALLAGCGDGSGGTPRAAHAAPSGAATSSAGDAQEAGARRSFAELERRFHAHLGLYALDTGSGRSVAYQADRRFAHCSTIKVLAAGTLLKRAGDAELDRVVTYPSSALVPYSPITSKHAGQGRGMTLRAIMAAALRYSDNTAENLMLDRLGGPAGLQEAVRAMGDAVTHVDRPEPALNDAVPGDTRDTSTARALGTDLRSLLLGGALPTGRRALLTDLMVRNTTGGPYVRAGAPSGWKVADKTGSGDYGTRNDIAVLWPPHGAPVVISVLTDRGTPDAESADPLIANATTAALTALGR from the coding sequence ATGCGCGACACGGATCACCGGACCTGGCGGGCGGCGGGCGTGCTCGCCGCGGTCGCCGCGCTCCTCGCGGGGTGCGGCGACGGAAGCGGCGGCACCCCGCGGGCGGCACACGCGGCCCCCTCGGGCGCCGCGACCTCCTCCGCGGGCGACGCGCAGGAGGCCGGAGCGCGCCGGTCGTTCGCGGAGCTGGAGCGCCGCTTCCACGCCCACCTCGGCCTGTACGCGCTCGACACCGGGTCGGGCCGCAGCGTCGCGTACCAGGCGGACCGGCGGTTCGCGCACTGCTCGACGATCAAGGTGCTCGCCGCCGGGACACTGCTGAAGCGGGCCGGCGACGCCGAACTCGACCGCGTGGTCACGTACCCGTCGTCGGCCCTGGTGCCGTACTCGCCGATCACGTCGAAGCACGCCGGGCAGGGCAGGGGCATGACGCTGCGGGCGATCATGGCGGCCGCGCTGCGGTACAGCGACAACACCGCGGAGAACCTGATGCTCGACCGGCTCGGCGGCCCCGCCGGGCTGCAGGAGGCGGTACGCGCCATGGGGGACGCGGTCACCCATGTCGACCGGCCCGAGCCGGCGCTCAACGACGCCGTGCCCGGGGACACCCGCGACACCAGCACCGCCCGTGCGCTCGGCACGGATCTGCGGTCCCTGCTGCTCGGCGGCGCGCTGCCGACCGGCCGCCGCGCGCTGCTCACCGACCTGATGGTGCGCAACACCACCGGCGGCCCGTACGTGCGGGCCGGGGCGCCCTCGGGGTGGAAGGTCGCCGACAAGACGGGCAGCGGGGACTACGGCACCCGCAACGACATCGCGGTCCTCTGGCCCCCGCACGGCGCGCCCGTCGTCATCAGCGTGCTGACCGACCGCGGCACCCCCGACGCCGAGTCCGCCGACCCGCTGATCGCGAACGCCACCACCGCCGCCCTCACCGCGCTGGGGCGCTAG
- a CDS encoding transglycosylase SLT domain-containing protein, whose translation MQFSTVTKKLPGVSSFNRLSKQHKITAAGTTAAAAVLLAVVGVEATAGAGAATAASDATTGFSVSAGQPVKQISALSSLAPQKAVPAAAQQKVNLVPVADKSATDTAQKAAAAKAAAVKKAAAEKATAQKAAAKKAAAKKAAAKKAAAAKAKPAAKTYANNLDGWIRQSLDIMHKKGIPGTYEGIHRNVIRESSGNPKAINLWDINARNGIPSKGLLQVINPTFNAYHVSGTSWNIYNPVANITAACNYAADKYGSMDNVNSAY comes from the coding sequence ATGCAGTTCTCCACGGTCACCAAGAAGCTCCCCGGCGTCTCCTCGTTCAACCGGCTGTCGAAGCAGCACAAGATCACTGCTGCCGGCACCACTGCCGCAGCCGCGGTCCTGCTCGCAGTCGTGGGCGTGGAAGCGACCGCCGGGGCTGGAGCGGCGACCGCGGCGAGCGACGCCACCACCGGGTTCAGCGTCTCCGCCGGTCAGCCGGTGAAGCAGATCAGTGCCCTGTCCAGCCTCGCCCCGCAGAAGGCCGTGCCGGCCGCCGCGCAGCAGAAGGTCAACCTGGTCCCGGTCGCCGACAAGAGCGCGACCGACACCGCGCAGAAGGCAGCGGCCGCCAAGGCCGCAGCCGTGAAGAAGGCAGCCGCCGAGAAGGCGACCGCGCAGAAGGCCGCAGCGAAGAAGGCCGCAGCGAAGAAGGCCGCCGCGAAGAAGGCCGCCGCCGCGAAGGCGAAGCCTGCCGCGAAGACCTACGCCAACAACCTGGACGGCTGGATTCGCCAGTCGCTGGACATCATGCACAAGAAGGGCATCCCCGGCACGTACGAGGGCATCCACCGCAACGTCATACGCGAGTCGAGCGGTAACCCGAAGGCGATCAACCTGTGGGACATCAACGCCCGCAACGGCATCCCCTCGAAGGGCCTGCTGCAGGTGATCAACCCGACCTTCAACGCCTACCACGTGTCCGGCACGTCCTGGAACATCTACAACCCGGTCGCCAACATCACCGCGGCCTGCAACTACGCGGCCGACAAGTACGGCTCCATGGACAACGTGAACTCCGCGTACTGA
- a CDS encoding YihY/virulence factor BrkB family protein, giving the protein MTSSWGDRPGLDAEPAEVAEVAEVAEVAEPGRWAALWERATLSGRTGLDVRSRREALGRVLGELREDNLGDRAAAMTYYAVLSLVPALLVFIAVLGEIGPSATNLLIRDVRHLAPGPARDLLTHALTHLQQQHVAAGTVGLLTMLWSASGYTAAFIRAMNAVYDVPEGRPLTFLLPLRLGLTVLVLVLMAVFAALAVLSGRLAGRVGTDLGAGHTTTAVWQWGRWPLALALLSLLFALLYWAAPNARQRFRWGTLGGLVAVVVWVVASVGFELYAAHFASYDRVYGSLGAVITFLVWLWLSNLAILLGAEINAELDRQRAIADGHPAGQEPYMPLRSAHKLHSDAL; this is encoded by the coding sequence ATGACCTCGTCGTGGGGGGACCGGCCCGGCCTGGACGCCGAGCCGGCGGAAGTCGCCGAAGTCGCCGAAGTTGCGGAAGTCGCCGAACCGGGCCGGTGGGCGGCTCTGTGGGAACGGGCGACCCTGTCGGGGCGGACCGGTCTGGACGTCCGCAGCCGGCGGGAGGCGCTGGGCCGGGTGCTGGGCGAGCTGCGGGAGGACAACCTCGGCGACCGCGCCGCCGCGATGACCTACTACGCGGTGCTGTCCCTCGTGCCGGCGCTGCTGGTGTTCATCGCCGTGCTCGGCGAGATCGGCCCCTCCGCGACGAACCTCCTCATCCGCGACGTCCGCCACCTCGCCCCCGGCCCCGCCCGCGACCTGCTCACCCACGCGCTCACCCACCTCCAGCAGCAGCACGTCGCCGCGGGCACCGTAGGACTGCTCACCATGCTGTGGTCGGCGTCCGGCTACACCGCCGCGTTCATCCGCGCGATGAACGCCGTCTACGACGTCCCCGAGGGCCGCCCGCTGACGTTCCTCCTCCCGCTGCGGCTCGGCCTCACCGTGCTGGTGCTGGTGCTGATGGCGGTGTTCGCCGCGCTGGCCGTCCTCAGCGGCAGGCTGGCCGGCCGCGTCGGCACCGACCTCGGCGCGGGCCACACCACCACGGCGGTGTGGCAGTGGGGCAGGTGGCCCCTGGCGCTGGCCCTGCTCAGCCTGCTCTTCGCGCTGCTGTACTGGGCGGCCCCCAACGCCCGGCAGCGCTTCCGCTGGGGCACCCTGGGCGGCCTCGTCGCGGTCGTGGTGTGGGTGGTCGCCTCGGTCGGCTTCGAGCTGTACGCCGCCCACTTCGCCTCCTACGACCGCGTCTACGGCAGCCTGGGGGCCGTCATCACCTTCCTGGTCTGGCTGTGGCTGTCCAACCTCGCGATCCTGCTGGGCGCCGAGATCAACGCCGAACTCGACCGGCAGCGCGCCATCGCGGACGGCCACCCCGCCGGCCAGGAGCCGTACATGCCGCTGCGCAGCGCCCACAAGCTCCACAGCGACGCGCTCTGA
- a CDS encoding LLM class flavin-dependent oxidoreductase — protein MGDESTESTERAGTEGETAGAGGRAGLVAAVRAALGPVGAVLPVSFTGLPPIDVQRAGAGRLEQAGYRTAWTNEVVGGKDALVQASMLLAATRELVLGTSIANIWARSPQTLHAAASQLAEAYPGRFVLGVGGGYPQQAEAAGRAFGSPLATMRDYLDRMDGPTQPPAPAADYLRIVGANGPKMLALAGEASDGALPVGVPPQYTAYTRQLLGPDKLLVVGMTVVPDQDRERARTGAREMAAALLARPSFAAIAAQIGLAGPGDREPDDELVDALVGHGDPDAIAATARRHLAAGADHVVLMLQPGGEFTDGVAALEELAPALTALD, from the coding sequence ATGGGCGACGAGAGCACCGAGAGCACGGAGCGCGCCGGGACCGAGGGGGAGACCGCGGGGGCGGGCGGGCGCGCCGGCCTGGTCGCCGCGGTGCGCGCGGCGCTCGGACCGGTCGGCGCGGTGCTCCCGGTGTCGTTCACCGGCCTGCCGCCCATCGACGTCCAGCGCGCGGGCGCCGGGCGGCTGGAGCAGGCCGGATACCGCACCGCGTGGACCAACGAGGTGGTCGGCGGCAAGGACGCCCTGGTCCAGGCGTCGATGCTGCTCGCCGCCACCCGGGAGCTGGTGCTCGGCACGAGCATCGCGAACATCTGGGCCCGGTCGCCGCAGACCCTGCACGCGGCCGCGTCCCAACTGGCCGAGGCGTACCCCGGGCGGTTCGTGCTCGGCGTCGGGGGCGGCTACCCGCAGCAGGCGGAGGCCGCCGGCCGCGCCTTCGGCAGCCCGCTGGCCACGATGCGTGACTACCTCGACCGGATGGACGGCCCGACCCAGCCGCCCGCGCCCGCCGCGGACTACCTCCGGATCGTCGGCGCGAACGGGCCGAAGATGCTGGCCCTGGCCGGTGAGGCGTCCGACGGGGCGTTGCCGGTCGGGGTGCCGCCGCAGTACACGGCGTACACCCGGCAGCTGCTCGGCCCGGACAAGCTGCTGGTCGTCGGGATGACCGTGGTGCCGGACCAGGACCGGGAGCGGGCGCGGACGGGGGCCCGGGAGATGGCGGCGGCCCTGCTCGCCCGGCCCTCCTTCGCGGCGATCGCCGCCCAGATCGGCCTCGCGGGACCCGGCGACCGGGAGCCGGACGACGAACTGGTCGACGCGCTCGTCGGCCACGGCGACCCCGACGCGATCGCGGCCACCGCCCGCCGCCACCTCGCCGCCGGCGCGGACCACGTGGTGCTCATGCTCCAGCCCGGCGGGGAGTTCACGGACGGCGTCGCGGCACTGGAGGAGCTGGCGCCGGCCCTGACGGCCCTCGACTGA
- a CDS encoding Clp protease N-terminal domain-containing protein, translating to MSMSFGPGFGSSDPFSDLLNRFFGMSPGSSPPAVQRVPIGRLPSESARELINSAARRAEEDDAADLDTEHLLRAATKVDPARSLVAQAGTDPDTLARKIAEALPRGTGEPAAEPGLTPAAKRILSAAYAHAQAAGVSCIGPEHILGALLDDADSDAVRLLRSLAFDVDRLRTASDRAAGSAQPPAGGGKPATTLDEYGRDLTHEAKAGKLDPVVGRAEEIEQTVEILSRRSKNNPVLISEPDVGTTALVAHGHQSEFGARPLRRTIQAELDNRIASLLLGGEADPGDTIVADVEDNSLHCTVRPKPADAGDGTADDNAS from the coding sequence ATGTCGATGTCGTTCGGTCCGGGATTCGGCTCGTCCGATCCCTTCAGCGATCTGCTGAACCGCTTCTTCGGGATGTCGCCCGGCTCGTCGCCGCCGGCGGTGCAGCGGGTCCCGATCGGGAGGCTGCCGAGCGAGTCCGCCCGCGAACTGATCAACTCGGCCGCGCGCAGGGCCGAGGAGGACGACGCCGCGGACCTCGACACCGAGCACCTGCTGCGGGCGGCCACCAAGGTCGATCCGGCGCGGAGCCTGGTCGCCCAGGCGGGGACGGACCCCGACACGCTCGCCCGCAAGATCGCCGAGGCGCTGCCCCGCGGCACCGGCGAGCCGGCCGCCGAACCCGGACTCACCCCGGCTGCCAAGCGCATCCTCAGCGCCGCCTACGCGCACGCGCAGGCGGCCGGGGTGTCCTGCATCGGCCCCGAGCACATCCTCGGCGCGCTGCTGGACGACGCCGACTCCGACGCGGTGCGGCTGCTGCGCTCGCTCGCGTTCGACGTGGACCGGCTGCGCACCGCCTCGGACCGGGCGGCGGGCAGCGCGCAGCCGCCCGCCGGCGGCGGGAAGCCGGCCACGACGCTCGACGAGTACGGGCGGGACCTGACCCATGAGGCCAAGGCGGGCAAGCTCGACCCGGTGGTGGGCCGGGCCGAGGAGATCGAGCAGACCGTGGAGATCCTCTCCCGGCGCTCCAAGAACAACCCCGTCCTGATCAGCGAGCCCGACGTCGGCACGACCGCCCTGGTCGCGCACGGGCACCAGTCGGAGTTCGGCGCCCGCCCGCTGCGGCGCACGATCCAGGCGGAACTCGACAACCGGATCGCGTCCCTGCTGCTCGGCGGCGAGGCGGACCCGGGCGACACCATCGTCGCCGACGTCGAGGACAACTCACTGCACTGCACGGTCCGCCCGAAGCCGGCCGACGCCGGCGACGGCACCGCGGACGACAACGCATCCTGA
- a CDS encoding RICIN domain-containing protein codes for MAHPRKRLAVALLAAAMAVVGAGASAASTATAAPAATTGYTVSVGSKGTFAYPTDTPASSYIDKDGTYYFQQSDGEYGPTGPRYWDFFTGTDLETATRSSAISDAVNPANPQDRNNDTTWRCDNSPTGKTATNAPAGSGYTQRNFCDLVGTWVDPDTGNWYGLVHNEFTPQPFGDGIHYDAIDYAESTDQGRTWTIKGHALTSPYSTTRGDTTAFPQQSYYYGDGDQRLFVDTASGYFYVYYGSRAVDKNGGWKAFYEHVARAPISAKMAPDSWQKWYDGSWSQPGTGGKESNIVPVSSPGDTGYTAPSAEYDPATPGTVEQQVAAGTAPPTSPLFVMDVSYDAYLGLYIGEPQAVDQSGNAPQQFYATADLATQKWTLLGDTGGYTTASWYRWMLDSANKTSSTIVGKTFRAYCSIACADGSDGQYADVTIDAAKSAAAPVVSNRAYTIASGAGRVLTQSRGAHAATARPAAARSAAQAWKFTANGDGSYRITNAATGQALGVSTTSTATRAWGTKPTVTPLGAGGPTVGQQWFVIPGTSAHGAKTGTFRLVNRYSGLVLGLSADPRRGTETTPARSWTDHTGSAVGGNRSAAEQTLTLTAARR; via the coding sequence ATGGCACACCCCCGAAAAAGACTGGCCGTGGCGCTGCTGGCCGCGGCCATGGCCGTGGTCGGCGCCGGCGCGTCAGCCGCCTCGACGGCGACGGCGGCTCCGGCGGCCACCACCGGCTACACGGTCTCCGTCGGGTCGAAGGGCACCTTCGCCTACCCCACCGACACCCCGGCCAGTTCGTACATCGACAAGGACGGCACCTACTACTTCCAGCAGTCCGACGGCGAGTACGGCCCGACCGGGCCGCGGTACTGGGACTTCTTCACCGGCACCGATCTGGAGACCGCGACCCGCTCCAGCGCGATCAGCGACGCGGTGAACCCGGCCAACCCGCAGGACCGCAACAACGACACCACCTGGCGCTGCGACAACAGCCCCACCGGCAAGACGGCCACCAACGCCCCGGCCGGCTCCGGCTACACCCAGCGCAACTTCTGCGACCTGGTGGGCACATGGGTCGACCCGGACACCGGCAACTGGTACGGGCTGGTGCACAACGAGTTCACCCCGCAGCCCTTCGGCGACGGCATCCACTACGACGCGATCGACTACGCGGAGTCCACCGACCAGGGCAGGACGTGGACCATCAAGGGCCACGCGCTGACCTCGCCGTACAGCACCACCCGCGGCGACACCACGGCGTTCCCGCAGCAGAGCTACTACTACGGCGACGGTGACCAGCGGCTGTTCGTCGACACCGCCTCGGGGTACTTCTACGTCTACTACGGCTCCCGCGCGGTGGACAAGAACGGCGGCTGGAAGGCGTTCTACGAGCACGTGGCCCGCGCCCCGATCTCGGCGAAGATGGCGCCCGACTCCTGGCAGAAGTGGTACGACGGCTCCTGGTCGCAGCCCGGCACGGGCGGCAAGGAGAGCAACATCGTGCCGGTCAGCTCGCCCGGTGACACCGGCTACACGGCCCCGTCGGCGGAGTACGACCCGGCCACCCCCGGCACCGTCGAGCAGCAGGTCGCGGCCGGCACCGCGCCGCCCACCTCACCGCTGTTCGTGATGGACGTCTCCTACGACGCCTACCTCGGCCTCTACATCGGCGAGCCGCAGGCGGTCGACCAGAGCGGGAACGCGCCCCAGCAGTTCTACGCCACCGCCGACCTGGCCACGCAGAAGTGGACCCTGCTCGGCGACACCGGCGGGTACACCACCGCGTCGTGGTACCGCTGGATGCTGGACAGCGCCAACAAGACCAGCTCCACCATCGTCGGCAAGACCTTCCGCGCGTACTGCTCCATCGCCTGCGCGGACGGCTCCGACGGGCAGTACGCCGATGTGACGATCGACGCGGCCAAGTCCGCCGCGGCCCCGGTCGTCTCGAACCGGGCCTACACGATCGCGAGCGGCGCCGGACGGGTGCTCACCCAGTCCCGCGGCGCGCACGCCGCCACCGCTCGGCCCGCCGCGGCCCGATCGGCCGCGCAGGCATGGAAGTTCACCGCGAACGGCGACGGCTCCTACCGGATCACCAACGCCGCCACCGGCCAGGCGCTCGGCGTCTCCACCACCTCCACGGCCACCCGCGCCTGGGGGACCAAGCCGACCGTCACCCCGCTCGGCGCCGGCGGACCCACCGTCGGGCAGCAGTGGTTCGTCATCCCCGGCACGTCCGCCCACGGGGCGAAGACCGGCACCTTCCGGCTGGTCAACCGGTACAGCGGCCTGGTACTCGGACTGTCCGCCGACCCCCGGCGCGGCACCGAGACCACCCCGGCCCGCAGTTGGACCGACCACACCGGTAGCGCCGTCGGCGGCAACCGGAGTGCCGCGGAGCAGACCCTCACGCTGACCGCGGCCCGCCGGTAG